The Catenuloplanes niger genome includes a window with the following:
- a CDS encoding FAD-dependent monooxygenase encodes MKILVSGAGVAGLALGRVLGTSGHHVTVVERAGRLRGNGSPIDIRGDAIEVAGRMGILPAVRDARIRMTEQVHFVDENGVAVGRLPADIGDSPDDLEIAREDLSRILADAQPETVRLRLGESVTSIAAHDDRVDVGFASGTAERFDLVLGADGVHSAVRRLVFGPERDWIRHLGLYVAIADMPGEADAGAERINPMYSYPGHLAGVARFKDRAIGLLMFASDPIDYDHRDVDAQKAILADRFGDCRAWKVPAILDAVRADPDVYFDSISQIHLPGWHRGRVALVGDAAHCASPLAGRGTSLALTGAQFLAEELERADGDHVTAFPRYEARQRPYVTFAQGTVEGGGALLVPPTAQAIAARNRLLQPVAAGR; translated from the coding sequence ATGAAAATTCTGGTCTCCGGCGCGGGCGTCGCCGGTCTCGCTCTCGGACGCGTGCTCGGCACGAGCGGCCACCACGTCACCGTCGTCGAGCGGGCCGGCCGGCTCCGGGGCAACGGGTCGCCCATCGACATCCGCGGGGACGCGATCGAGGTCGCGGGGAGGATGGGCATCCTCCCCGCGGTGCGCGACGCGCGGATCCGGATGACCGAGCAGGTGCACTTCGTCGACGAGAACGGCGTGGCCGTCGGCCGGCTCCCCGCCGACATCGGCGATTCGCCCGACGACCTCGAGATCGCCCGCGAGGACCTGTCCCGGATCCTGGCCGACGCGCAGCCCGAGACGGTACGCCTGCGCCTCGGCGAGTCGGTCACCTCGATCGCCGCGCACGACGACCGCGTGGACGTCGGGTTCGCCTCCGGCACCGCGGAGCGCTTCGACCTCGTCCTCGGGGCCGACGGCGTGCACTCGGCGGTGCGGCGGCTCGTGTTCGGCCCGGAGCGCGACTGGATCCGGCATCTCGGGCTCTACGTCGCCATCGCCGACATGCCGGGTGAGGCCGACGCCGGCGCCGAGCGGATCAATCCGATGTACAGCTATCCGGGGCACCTGGCCGGCGTCGCCCGGTTCAAGGACCGGGCGATCGGTCTGCTGATGTTCGCGTCGGACCCGATCGACTACGACCACCGCGACGTGGATGCGCAGAAGGCGATCCTGGCCGACCGGTTCGGCGACTGCCGGGCGTGGAAGGTGCCGGCGATCCTCGACGCGGTGCGCGCCGACCCCGACGTCTACTTCGACTCGATCAGTCAGATCCACCTGCCCGGGTGGCACCGGGGCCGGGTCGCGCTGGTGGGCGACGCCGCGCACTGCGCGTCGCCCCTCGCGGGCCGGGGCACGTCGCTGGCGCTGACCGGGGCGCAATTCCTCGCCGAGGAACTGGAGCGCGCGGACGGCGACCACGTCACGGCGTTCCCGCGCTACGAGGCCCGCCAGCGGCCCTACGTCACGTTCGCCCAGGGCACGGTCGAGGGCGGCGGCGCGCTCCTGGTGCCGCCCACCGCGCAGGCGATCGCCGCCCGGAACCGGCTGCTCCAGCCGGTCGCGGCCGGCCGGTAA
- a CDS encoding alpha/beta fold hydrolase, with product MTYVTTPDGTQIYVKDWGAGRPVVLSHGWPLNSDSWESQALHLAANGYRVIAHDRRGHGRSTQTWHGNEMDTYADDLAAVIEAFDLRDVTLIGFSTGGGEVARYIGRHGTARVAQAVLVSAVPPLMLRTDDNPGGVPLEVFDGLRAGSLADRSQLYRDLADGPFFGNNRPGATVSQGMRDSFWLQGMASGHRNAYECIAAFSATDFRPDLAAFDVPTLVVHGDDDQVVPFEVGGKASAALIKDAELIVYPGAPHGITDTHKDRLNSDLLTFLNTFKN from the coding sequence ATGACCTACGTGACCACGCCCGACGGCACCCAGATCTACGTCAAGGACTGGGGTGCCGGGCGCCCGGTCGTGCTCAGCCACGGCTGGCCGCTCAACTCGGACAGCTGGGAGTCGCAGGCGCTGCACCTCGCCGCGAACGGCTACCGGGTGATCGCGCACGACCGCCGCGGCCACGGCCGGTCCACCCAGACCTGGCACGGCAACGAGATGGACACGTACGCCGACGACCTCGCCGCCGTGATCGAGGCCTTCGACCTGCGCGACGTGACGCTGATCGGCTTCTCCACCGGCGGTGGCGAGGTGGCCCGCTACATCGGCCGGCACGGCACCGCCCGCGTCGCGCAGGCCGTGCTGGTCTCCGCGGTCCCGCCGCTGATGCTCCGGACCGACGACAACCCGGGCGGCGTACCGCTGGAGGTCTTCGACGGTCTGCGGGCCGGCTCGCTGGCCGACCGGTCGCAGCTCTACCGGGACCTCGCGGACGGCCCGTTCTTCGGCAACAACCGGCCCGGCGCGACCGTGTCGCAGGGCATGCGGGACTCGTTCTGGCTGCAGGGCATGGCGTCCGGTCACCGTAACGCGTACGAGTGCATCGCCGCGTTCTCGGCCACCGACTTCCGCCCCGACCTGGCCGCGTTCGACGTGCCGACGCTGGTCGTGCACGGCGACGACGACCAGGTCGTGCCGTTCGAGGTGGGCGGGAAGGCGTCCGCCGCGCTGATCAAGGACGCGGAGCTGATCGTCTACCCGGGCGCGCCGCACGGCATCACCGACACGCACAAGGACCGGCTCAACAGCGACCTGCTGACGTTCCTGAACACCTTCAAGAACTGA
- a CDS encoding MmyB family transcriptional regulator gives MADRAELAGFLRARREALRPEDVGLPRGPRRRTGGLRREEVAALAGMSADYYNRIERQRGSVPSARMLAGLARGLRLTLAERDHVFRLAGLPAPDPGDHPSPIVMRVVDSLADVPALLFSRRGAVLLQTRPAVALLGDRTGSTGPPGADPRQDGVWRLRHPQLGELELRRTWLFDPVQSHHLLVLTAVPGSASDEKLRLLAAV, from the coding sequence ATGGCGGACCGGGCGGAACTGGCCGGTTTTCTCCGGGCGCGGCGCGAGGCGTTGCGGCCGGAGGACGTCGGGCTGCCTCGCGGGCCGCGGCGGCGCACCGGCGGGCTGCGCCGCGAGGAGGTCGCGGCGCTGGCCGGCATGTCGGCGGACTACTACAACCGGATCGAGCGGCAACGCGGCTCGGTGCCGTCCGCGCGGATGCTGGCCGGGCTGGCCCGCGGGCTGCGGCTGACCCTCGCGGAGCGGGACCACGTGTTCCGTCTCGCCGGGCTGCCGGCGCCGGACCCCGGCGACCATCCCAGCCCGATCGTGATGCGCGTGGTGGACAGCCTCGCGGACGTACCCGCGCTGCTGTTCTCCCGCCGTGGGGCGGTGCTGTTGCAGACCCGCCCGGCGGTGGCGCTGCTCGGTGACCGGACCGGGTCCACCGGCCCGCCGGGCGCCGATCCGCGGCAGGACGGCGTCTGGCGTCTCCGGCATCCCCAGCTGGGGGAGCTGGAGCTGCGCCGCACGTGGCTGTTCGATCCGGTCCAGTCGCACCACCTGCTGGTCCTCACCGCCGTGCCGGGCTCGGCGAGCGACGAGAAGCTCCGGCTGCTGGCCGCCGTCTAG
- a CDS encoding ATP-binding protein, translating into MPDQSFGTRLRALRRTAGLTMEQLAEASGVSARAISDMERGHSRAPQARTRAALAAALGAGADALAGDLPARTDGRPRAHDLPRAITDFVGRDDEIRRVRAHAATAGTGPAPVVVVHGQGGLGKTALALHVAGELAGEYPDGRFHIGLRGAGTEPLPPGEALVRVLRALDVAPRRIAGDDDERAGQLRDVLRDRRCLLVLDDAADEAQIRPLLPADGPSLTLVTSRRALAGLEGVLRIPLAPLAPAESAALLARIAGQAADPACAADVDTVAALCGHLPLALRIAGTRLASRPSWTVGHLVARLADEDRRLATLTAGDTSVEAAFALSHAQVSPAGRALFRRLGHVPGPDFGVPIAALLIDEPGSDPARDPAREPGSDPSRDPARQSRADPLAALDELVEMGLIEDAGPDRYRFHDLIRLFARDRLRREEPAGARAATEQAMSRRLLDTAIVAGRWFEPGYGAPPDGWTGLVPLPSQDDAAAWLHLETENWFGALRVMAAAGDDQLVVDTAEAMHWYSDRTHVWTGWYEVYALSRAAAARLPDRRQEVTHLNYLAWAAVTCVHRTDEGARLAMAAYDLAVTLGDLREQAWALQYAAESWRHGGQPARSLETVRRALPLADAAGDHDSYVQLFQRIGVALMDLGRYDEALDSFRTTLRELDRRPVAPGPALGARTGAHTFAALALAEAGRWPEALREAERALPLATEFGGNSMLSIVHLVRGRARNALGTDGRDDLHRALEHMDIAGYHKYEAMARAELSA; encoded by the coding sequence GTGCCGGATCAATCGTTCGGGACCCGGTTACGCGCGCTGCGGCGGACGGCCGGGCTGACCATGGAGCAGCTGGCGGAGGCGTCCGGGGTCAGCGCGCGAGCGATCAGCGACATGGAACGCGGGCACAGCCGCGCGCCGCAGGCCCGCACCCGCGCCGCGCTGGCTGCCGCGCTCGGTGCCGGTGCGGACGCGCTCGCCGGCGACCTGCCGGCCCGGACCGACGGCCGCCCCCGCGCGCACGACCTGCCCCGCGCGATCACCGACTTCGTCGGCCGGGACGACGAGATCCGGCGGGTACGCGCGCACGCGGCCACCGCCGGGACCGGGCCCGCGCCCGTCGTGGTGGTGCACGGCCAGGGCGGCCTCGGCAAGACCGCGCTCGCGCTGCACGTCGCGGGGGAGCTGGCCGGCGAGTACCCGGACGGCCGCTTCCACATCGGCCTGCGCGGTGCCGGCACCGAGCCGCTGCCGCCGGGTGAGGCGCTGGTGCGGGTGCTGCGCGCGCTGGACGTCGCGCCGCGCCGGATCGCCGGTGACGACGACGAGCGCGCCGGCCAGCTCCGGGACGTGCTGCGCGACCGCCGATGCCTGCTGGTGCTGGACGACGCGGCGGACGAGGCCCAGATCCGCCCGCTGCTGCCCGCGGACGGCCCGAGCCTCACGCTGGTCACCAGCCGGCGCGCGCTGGCCGGCCTGGAGGGCGTGCTGCGGATCCCGCTCGCGCCGCTGGCCCCGGCCGAGTCGGCCGCGCTGCTCGCCCGGATCGCCGGGCAGGCCGCGGACCCCGCCTGCGCCGCCGACGTCGACACCGTGGCGGCGCTCTGCGGCCACCTGCCGCTCGCGCTGCGCATCGCCGGGACCCGGCTCGCCAGCCGCCCGTCCTGGACCGTCGGGCACCTGGTCGCGCGGCTCGCCGACGAGGACCGGCGGCTGGCCACGCTGACCGCGGGCGACACCTCGGTCGAGGCCGCGTTCGCGTTGTCGCACGCCCAGGTCTCCCCGGCCGGGCGGGCACTGTTCCGCCGCCTCGGCCACGTGCCCGGCCCCGACTTCGGCGTGCCGATCGCCGCCCTGCTCATCGACGAACCCGGCAGCGATCCGGCCCGCGATCCGGCCCGCGAACCCGGCAGCGATCCGAGCCGGGACCCCGCCCGGCAGTCCCGCGCCGACCCGCTGGCCGCGTTGGACGAGCTGGTGGAGATGGGCCTGATCGAGGACGCGGGCCCGGACCGCTACCGGTTCCACGACCTGATCCGGCTGTTCGCCCGCGACCGGCTGCGCCGGGAGGAGCCGGCCGGTGCCCGGGCCGCCACCGAGCAGGCCATGTCCCGGCGGCTGCTGGACACCGCGATCGTCGCCGGCCGCTGGTTCGAGCCCGGCTACGGCGCGCCGCCGGACGGCTGGACCGGGCTGGTTCCGCTGCCGTCCCAGGACGACGCGGCCGCCTGGCTGCACCTGGAGACGGAGAACTGGTTCGGCGCGTTGCGCGTGATGGCCGCGGCCGGCGACGACCAGCTCGTCGTGGACACGGCCGAGGCGATGCACTGGTACTCCGACCGCACCCACGTCTGGACCGGCTGGTACGAGGTGTACGCCCTGTCCCGGGCCGCGGCCGCCCGGCTGCCGGACCGCCGCCAGGAGGTCACCCACCTCAACTATCTCGCGTGGGCGGCCGTGACCTGCGTGCACCGCACGGACGAGGGCGCCCGCCTGGCGATGGCGGCGTACGACCTCGCGGTGACGCTCGGCGACCTGCGTGAGCAGGCGTGGGCGCTGCAGTACGCGGCCGAGTCGTGGCGGCACGGCGGTCAGCCCGCGCGGTCGCTGGAGACGGTCCGCCGCGCGCTGCCGCTGGCCGACGCCGCCGGTGACCACGACTCGTACGTGCAGCTCTTCCAGCGGATCGGCGTGGCCCTGATGGACCTCGGCCGGTACGACGAGGCACTCGACTCGTTCCGGACCACGTTGCGGGAGCTGGACCGCCGCCCGGTCGCACCCGGGCCCGCGCTCGGCGCCCGGACCGGCGCGCACACGTTCGCCGCGCTCGCGCTCGCCGAGGCGGGCCGCTGGCCGGAGGCGCTGCGCGAGGCGGAACGGGCGCTGCCGCTCGCCACCGAGTTCGGCGGGAACAGCATGCTCAGCATCGTCCACCTGGTGCGCGGCCGGGCCCGCAACGCGCTCGGCACGGACGGCCGGGACGACCTGCACCGCGCGCTGGAGCACATGGACATCGCCGGGTACCACAAGTACGAGGCGATGGCCCGCGCGGAGCTTTCTGCGTAA
- a CDS encoding FAD-binding protein yields the protein MTPFRAPGTPEYVAAGAAFQLAAPVDPAGAFTARSVADVTDAVAAARRAGRPLRVHTTGHALGRAAPLTGSLLVRPIIDAPVEVDPGTRTARVPAGKTWADVLTETLPHGLTGLHGSSGTVGVIGYLLGGGLSFYGRRFGLAANAVRSFTVVRADGAVVEADATRHPELFWALRGGGGGFGVVVAAEIDLVPMHAVVTGMAVWDAADAPRIAPAWQRWARTAPPEITTSLRMLSLPPLPTLPPHLAGRRVLALDGAVTATTQADLPAAVRVADELLSPLTALAAPVSNTWAPAAPAAVPLVHLDPPRPVPFRSGSALVDELDEAGWAAVCNAGPSLLALEFRQLGGAFAAPAAGGGALDRFAAPLLHYAVGLAGDDTARDLRAVRAAIEPYRTGYTAPNFVEHADAPQRTFDDDVRDRVDRVRRAADPDGLFRGDHTAPVRG from the coding sequence GTGACACCGTTCCGCGCACCCGGCACGCCGGAGTACGTGGCGGCCGGCGCCGCGTTCCAGCTCGCGGCGCCGGTCGACCCGGCCGGGGCGTTCACTGCCCGCTCGGTCGCCGACGTGACCGACGCGGTCGCCGCGGCCCGCCGGGCCGGCCGGCCACTGCGCGTGCACACCACCGGCCACGCGCTCGGCCGGGCCGCGCCGCTGACCGGATCGCTGCTGGTCCGGCCGATCATCGACGCGCCGGTCGAGGTCGACCCCGGCACCCGCACCGCGCGGGTGCCGGCCGGGAAGACCTGGGCCGACGTGCTGACCGAGACGCTGCCGCACGGGCTGACCGGCCTGCACGGCTCGTCCGGCACGGTCGGCGTCATCGGGTACCTGCTCGGTGGCGGCCTGAGCTTCTACGGTCGGCGCTTCGGCCTCGCCGCGAACGCGGTCCGGTCGTTCACCGTCGTGCGCGCGGACGGCGCGGTCGTCGAGGCCGACGCGACCCGCCACCCGGAGCTGTTCTGGGCGCTGCGCGGCGGCGGAGGCGGATTCGGCGTCGTGGTGGCGGCGGAGATCGACCTGGTGCCGATGCACGCGGTCGTCACCGGCATGGCGGTCTGGGACGCGGCCGACGCGCCCCGGATCGCACCGGCCTGGCAACGGTGGGCGCGCACCGCACCACCGGAGATCACCACGTCGCTGCGCATGCTGTCGCTGCCACCGCTGCCCACGCTGCCGCCGCACCTGGCCGGCCGCCGGGTGCTCGCGCTGGACGGCGCGGTCACCGCCACCACCCAGGCCGACCTGCCCGCCGCGGTACGCGTCGCGGACGAGCTGCTGTCGCCGCTGACCGCGCTGGCCGCGCCGGTGTCGAACACCTGGGCACCGGCGGCACCGGCGGCCGTACCGCTGGTCCACCTGGACCCGCCGCGCCCGGTCCCGTTCCGGTCCGGGTCCGCGCTGGTCGACGAGCTCGACGAGGCCGGCTGGGCGGCGGTGTGCAACGCCGGGCCGAGCCTGCTCGCGCTCGAGTTCCGGCAGCTCGGCGGCGCGTTCGCCGCACCTGCGGCCGGCGGCGGCGCGCTCGACCGGTTCGCCGCGCCGCTGCTGCACTACGCGGTCGGCCTGGCCGGCGACGACACCGCGCGCGACCTGCGCGCGGTCCGGGCCGCGATCGAGCCGTACCGCACCGGCTACACCGCGCCGAACTTCGTCGAACACGCCGACGCTCCACAGCGGACGTTCGACGACGACGTCCGCGACCGGGTCGACCGGGTGCGGCGCGCCGCCGACCCGGACGGACTGTTCCGCGGCGACCACACCGCACCGGTGCGGGGCTGA
- a CDS encoding NmrA/HSCARG family protein, which yields MSGKKLITVLGATGAQGGGVARALLADGGFAVRAVTRDASSPKAQALAALGAEVTEATLDDRDTLRAAFDGAYGAFLVTPYWEHRSPERELVEVANLIAAAQETGLQHVLWSTLEDTREAIPAGDDRMPMLDGGYRVPHFDVKGGAADALFAASGLPVTYLLMSFYWENLLGDLAPQRDPDGTLALHLAAGDAPIAGVSVDDLGPIAVRALREPATTIGATVPVATEHLTGQQIADAFGTVLGEPVAYRPPTHDQLRGFGFPGAEELGNMFQYYAEFPESYLGRRDTTVARQMHPGWRPLTDFLAAHRAELTVPA from the coding sequence ATGTCCGGCAAGAAACTGATCACGGTGCTCGGCGCGACCGGTGCGCAGGGCGGCGGCGTCGCCCGGGCGCTGCTCGCCGACGGCGGATTCGCGGTGCGGGCCGTCACCCGCGACGCCTCGTCACCGAAGGCGCAGGCCCTGGCCGCGCTCGGCGCCGAGGTGACCGAGGCGACGCTCGACGACCGGGACACCCTGCGCGCCGCGTTCGACGGTGCGTACGGCGCGTTCCTGGTCACCCCGTACTGGGAGCACCGCTCGCCCGAACGGGAACTGGTGGAGGTGGCGAACCTGATCGCCGCCGCCCAGGAGACCGGCCTCCAGCACGTGCTGTGGTCCACGCTCGAGGACACCCGCGAGGCCATCCCGGCCGGCGACGACCGGATGCCGATGCTCGACGGCGGCTACCGGGTGCCGCACTTCGACGTGAAGGGCGGCGCGGCCGACGCGCTGTTCGCCGCGTCCGGCCTGCCCGTCACGTACCTGCTGATGTCGTTCTACTGGGAGAACCTGCTCGGCGACCTCGCGCCGCAGCGGGACCCGGACGGCACGCTCGCCCTGCACCTGGCGGCCGGTGACGCCCCGATCGCCGGTGTCTCGGTGGACGACCTCGGCCCGATCGCGGTCCGCGCGCTCCGGGAACCGGCCACCACGATCGGCGCCACCGTCCCGGTGGCGACCGAACACCTGACCGGGCAGCAGATCGCGGACGCGTTCGGCACCGTGCTCGGCGAGCCGGTCGCCTACCGGCCGCCGACCCACGACCAGCTGCGCGGCTTCGGCTTCCCGGGCGCGGAGGAACTGGGCAACATGTTCCAGTACTACGCCGAGTTCCCCGAGTCCTACCTCGGACGGCGGGACACCACGGTCGCGCGGCAGATGCACCCGGGCTGGCGTCCCCTGACCGACTTCCTGGCCGCGCACCGCGCCGAGCTGACGGTGCCGGCGTGA
- a CDS encoding Imm21 family immunity protein: MRSVQSLGGPLILLPYDAVRSWTGSCGPGGEDEVDEEETEYWRVSELVRDYAEPVDAAGVQALVLANGRAPTAFMADLGLLVQVLAHGGRTPPLDRAREVLPRLEPARVTEWSCGGPGLLFDSARCGRGVHDGDGLPVALPAGRYRVSSGYWLPADDTDSSLALTTVEWLP, from the coding sequence ATGCGCAGCGTGCAGTCCCTCGGCGGACCGCTGATCCTGCTGCCGTACGACGCGGTCCGGTCGTGGACCGGGTCCTGCGGGCCCGGCGGCGAGGACGAGGTGGACGAGGAGGAGACCGAGTACTGGCGGGTCAGTGAGCTGGTGCGGGACTACGCGGAACCGGTGGACGCGGCCGGGGTGCAGGCGCTGGTGCTGGCCAACGGCCGGGCGCCCACCGCCTTCATGGCCGACCTCGGGCTGCTGGTCCAGGTGCTGGCGCACGGCGGCCGTACCCCGCCGCTCGACCGGGCGCGCGAGGTGCTGCCCCGGCTGGAACCTGCCCGCGTCACCGAGTGGTCGTGCGGCGGGCCGGGGCTGCTCTTCGACTCGGCTCGGTGCGGCCGGGGCGTGCACGACGGGGACGGCCTGCCGGTCGCCCTCCCCGCCGGCCGGTACCGGGTCTCGTCCGGGTACTGGCTCCCGGCGGACGACACGGACAGCTCGCTGGCACTCACCACGGTCGAGTGGCTGCCCTGA
- a CDS encoding NADP-dependent oxidoreductase yields MKAMRFHEYGDPSVLRLEDVEQPVPGAGQVRIRVAGTSFNGVDANIRAGYMQGPIPVALPHTPGSDVAGTVDALGEGVDRFAVGDAVIGFLGLAAVGASAEYVLAPAEILAPAPTSIPLADAAALPVVGLTAWQALFDHAKLTTGQRVLINGAGGAVGAYAVQLAKRAGAYVIGVVGPRSADRARAAGADEVLDGDAGTEPVDVVLNLAPVAPERLAALVALISDGGVLVNTTVWMPAPSDEARGVRGINLFVQGDAAQLAGLAARVDAGELRVDVARRVPLAELASVHAEPGAVSGKTVIVI; encoded by the coding sequence ATGAAGGCGATGCGATTCCACGAGTACGGCGACCCGTCCGTCCTGCGCCTCGAGGACGTGGAGCAGCCGGTCCCCGGCGCCGGGCAGGTTCGGATCAGGGTGGCCGGCACCTCGTTCAACGGGGTCGACGCGAACATCCGCGCCGGCTACATGCAGGGCCCGATCCCGGTCGCGCTGCCGCACACGCCGGGCTCGGACGTCGCCGGCACGGTCGACGCGCTCGGCGAGGGCGTGGACCGCTTCGCGGTCGGCGACGCGGTGATCGGCTTCCTGGGGCTGGCCGCGGTCGGCGCGTCCGCCGAGTACGTGCTCGCCCCGGCCGAGATCCTGGCACCCGCGCCCACGAGCATCCCGCTGGCCGACGCGGCCGCGCTGCCGGTGGTCGGCCTCACGGCGTGGCAGGCGCTGTTCGACCACGCGAAGCTGACCACCGGCCAGCGCGTGCTGATCAACGGTGCCGGCGGCGCGGTCGGTGCCTACGCGGTGCAGCTGGCCAAGCGCGCCGGCGCGTACGTGATCGGCGTGGTCGGCCCGCGCAGCGCGGACCGGGCCCGGGCCGCGGGCGCCGACGAGGTCCTCGACGGCGACGCGGGCACCGAGCCGGTCGACGTCGTGCTCAACCTCGCACCGGTCGCCCCGGAGCGGCTGGCCGCGCTGGTCGCGCTGATCTCGGACGGCGGCGTGCTGGTGAACACCACGGTGTGGATGCCGGCGCCGTCCGACGAGGCGCGCGGCGTGCGCGGGATCAACCTGTTCGTCCAGGGCGACGCCGCGCAGCTGGCCGGCCTGGCCGCCCGGGTCGACGCCGGCGAGCTGCGCGTCGACGTCGCCCGCCGGGTGCCGCTTGCCGAGCTGGCCTCGGTGCACGCCGAGCCGGGCGCGGTCTCCGGCAAGACGGTCATCGTGATCTAG
- a CDS encoding MarR family winged helix-turn-helix transcriptional regulator, which translates to MSDATSGLTPEELGAYFALVEVANLLQYAVDGHLRAEGDLSYLQFQILATLTDAPGGRLRMTDLADGLVHSRSGLTYQAGLLDKRGLITRAPSPDDERSVMVTVTDAGRALVGRVLPGHVADVRRLLLDPMTAGDLATLNDVLGRVRRHMRATPPRSARPRVKRKN; encoded by the coding sequence GTGAGTGATGCGACATCCGGCCTGACCCCCGAGGAGCTCGGCGCGTACTTCGCGCTGGTGGAGGTCGCCAACCTGCTGCAGTACGCGGTCGACGGGCACCTGCGCGCCGAGGGCGACCTCAGCTACCTGCAGTTCCAGATCCTGGCCACGCTGACCGACGCGCCCGGGGGCCGGCTGCGGATGACCGACCTGGCCGACGGGCTGGTGCACAGCCGGAGCGGCCTGACCTACCAGGCCGGGCTGCTGGACAAGCGCGGCCTGATCACCCGCGCGCCGTCGCCGGACGACGAGCGCAGCGTGATGGTGACCGTCACCGACGCCGGCCGCGCCCTGGTCGGCCGGGTGCTGCCGGGGCACGTGGCCGACGTCCGGCGCCTGCTGCTGGACCCGATGACGGCCGGCGACCTGGCCACGCTCAACGACGTGCTCGGCCGGGTCCGCCGGCACATGCGGGCCACGCCGCCCCGGTCGGCCAGGCCCCGGGTCAAGCGGAAGAACTAG
- a CDS encoding TetR/AcrR family transcriptional regulator, translating to MPENAGIAGTDDAGARQAARPGGRNARVRSQILAATTELVARDGVAGLRYEEVAELAGVNRNSVYRNWPDRAELVSAALSQYADDAAPLRDSGDLRRDLVDFLLLFAERLASPVDRALFQATVSAPGNAELDEAVRAAHDQRLATVRRRFDDAVATGEIPPVDGYLLTELLSGPVFLYVNRRRRPFTREVAETIVDVVLAGIRATAP from the coding sequence GTGCCGGAGAACGCGGGGATCGCTGGGACGGACGACGCCGGTGCACGGCAGGCGGCGCGGCCGGGCGGCCGCAACGCGCGGGTCCGGTCGCAGATCCTCGCGGCGACGACCGAGCTCGTCGCCCGCGACGGCGTGGCCGGCCTGCGCTACGAGGAGGTCGCCGAGCTCGCCGGGGTCAACCGGAACAGCGTCTACCGCAACTGGCCGGACCGCGCCGAGCTCGTCAGCGCCGCACTGTCGCAGTACGCGGACGACGCCGCGCCGCTGCGTGACTCCGGCGATCTGCGCCGGGACCTGGTCGACTTCCTGCTGCTGTTCGCCGAGCGCCTGGCGAGCCCGGTCGACCGGGCCCTGTTCCAGGCCACCGTCTCCGCTCCCGGGAACGCGGAGCTCGACGAGGCCGTCCGGGCCGCTCACGACCAACGGCTCGCCACCGTGCGCCGGCGATTCGACGATGCCGTGGCCACGGGAGAGATCCCGCCCGTCGACGGCTACCTGCTCACCGAGCTGCTGTCCGGCCCGGTGTTCCTCTACGTCAACCGGCGACGCCGGCCCTTCACCCGCGAGGTGGCCGAGACGATCGTCGACGTCGTGCTGGCCGGCATCCGCGCCACCGCGCCGTAG